The Brassica napus cultivar Da-Ae unplaced genomic scaffold, Da-Ae ScsIHWf_1221;HRSCAF=1745, whole genome shotgun sequence region TATCATACATTCATCTTATATTAAGTTTTGGGCAGTAATATGTTTAAGATGGTTTGTTTTTGATGAATTGTtgtatgtttttcatttcagtCCAAATTCTGGTTTGATGATCCGACGATGAGAAAAGTATATGTGATGGGTGCATTAGGCAGCAGATGCAAAGACGTCAGATTACGTCTTTGGAAAGAGTACAAACGAGATAATTTGAGTGACATGTTGCAGAACCGACCTGAGCATATTCCTGAGAATCAGTGGGGTCATTTCGTTCACATGAGATTTACTGAAAAATGGAAGGTTGGTTTCTTTGTTAGTTATTTTATGTGTCTATCAAATACAAGTAACGTTTCTGAGATTTCAGAAAATGCAAGAGAGGAATacaaaaaaccaaaagaaacatACAATGCCTCATGTATGTGGAAGAAAGAGTTTTTCAAGGAGAAGAAATGAGATTGTAAGTAACTTAGTTGTGATATTAAAcaactttattatattattatattaatttttatactgtttatacatttatttttgcTAAGAAAATCAAGACTGGAAAAACACCAAGCCGAGCAGAGTTTTTCATCGAAACTCGTACAAAACCTAATGGAAGCTTTGTCTCTGAAGAAGCCAAAACACGAGTGGTTAGTCTGTTTCAATTCACTATGTATTTACTAATTAACTTTGTTGAATATTCATTATTTGCTTACATTTTTAGGAAGCACTTACAATATTATTGAGCCAAAATCCACATGCCACAAACCATGCTCCAGCTAGCTTGGATGATGTATATGCTCAAGTTTTTGGTCCAGAACGTCCAGGACGAGTACGTTGTCTTGGTCGTGGGCCTACACCTTCGAAGCTGGTGAGACGCTCAActgtaataatataatttgttatttcaCTACT contains the following coding sequences:
- the LOC106384775 gene encoding uncharacterized protein LOC106384775 produces the protein MILIFLNFNHFRTMDFMDSETQEPEDLPHLEAEYNMPPTLAPECKSFKWKIEVIDINGNIEGKMVTSKDIWKLQNSRVIVHFDETSGQPIGESGGLLGSWLGQLSNDVNLLPINYSDWRLVNIHIKNKVWEVIQSKFWFDDPTMRKVYVMGALGSRCKDVRLRLWKEYKRDNLSDMLQNRPEHIPENQWGHFVHMRFTEKWKKMQERNTKNQKKHTMPHVCGRKSFSRRRNEIKIKTGKTPSRAEFFIETRTKPNGSFVSEEAKTRVEALTILLSQNPHATNHAPASLDDVYAQVFGPERPGRVRCLGRGPTPSKLVRRSTVII